In Chitinophaga sp. HK235, a single window of DNA contains:
- a CDS encoding pseudouridine synthase: MYLFCSRIMDHRYFLVYKPYKMVSQFISPDRDKVNLLGDLDFQFPKGTHAIGRLDNHSEGLLLLTTNQKVTRLLFEGERSHERTYLVRAKGHMLPETLQRLQAGVRILVAEDTHYLAAPTRAVIVAKPAGLQPRPSEPPDKAPHTWLLITLTEGKYHQVRKMVGAIHHRCQRLIRVSIEDIELGDMQPGEVREIGEQAFFERLKIGQFV, from the coding sequence ATGTACCTATTTTGCAGCCGCATCATGGATCATCGTTATTTTCTTGTCTACAAACCGTATAAAATGGTCTCACAGTTTATCAGCCCCGACAGGGACAAGGTAAATCTGCTGGGAGACCTGGATTTTCAATTTCCCAAAGGAACACATGCCATCGGCCGGCTGGACAACCATTCGGAAGGACTGTTGCTGCTGACGACCAATCAGAAGGTGACCCGTTTGTTGTTTGAAGGAGAGCGTTCGCATGAACGCACCTACCTGGTAAGAGCCAAAGGGCATATGCTGCCGGAAACCCTGCAGCGTCTGCAGGCCGGTGTGCGCATCCTGGTGGCGGAAGATACGCATTACCTGGCTGCGCCCACCCGTGCCGTCATCGTCGCCAAACCAGCCGGACTGCAGCCCCGCCCATCGGAGCCACCAGACAAAGCGCCCCATACCTGGCTGCTTATCACACTCACCGAAGGTAAATATCATCAGGTCCGTAAAATGGTGGGCGCCATCCATCACCGTTGCCAGCGGCTGATCCGGGTGTCTATAGAAGATATCGAACTGGGAGATATGCAGCCGGGAGAAGTAAGAGAAATAGGAGAGCAGGCGTTCTTTGAGCGGCTGAAAATCGGGCAGTTTGTCTAA
- a CDS encoding DUF4132 domain-containing protein, which produces MDVKEFLKTRIIPHHMTNVITALKAVFTGETTDPLLTRETAEIALIVLNEVLADKDENNPYYRNRSITYKDQRYIRIEELIKDRSWDTAEGFNLLVFLFGKERAAYVKYAWDMVPQRMYQRGYTRRSFRAPNDPEVYFVLQLEFLHQAIPQSCLTEYYPKQTYTSYDLSLEEQVRYDHHLGSSDLYRIWAAAIDLGNESLLKVCEDIVFNKDPEGKVTRNLIKALLNTEKPAAWELVEKLLLAAQRQEGLRQTILEALDETSIGAMKHMLKVVLDNKLTRFSSVVRALDVWAGLYWDAEKESTIRTFLERASEYLETPEKILPALFSKNNTDVYMALWAQGVINVAEARPMVFELLAKGNVEKRCLALKFAYETKYYNIDMPAAYEALLDEDLAVNARALTIINENSNAAHFDQHLPAMFDRLHALVQRAPEKEKTFEGIVFSWMNFKFDRNNALDAMINFICNKQERLDIVLGYFDGMNLSLREQLSRKLLKGYSPYSWQDDKAEGPLTPFQRNFAMRLLKDRGEYVVNIAFNALHKEAFTAEEMETFIDILKRKGAAVRSKAIEMVLRQQDTVVTVVTEKLLQGDGEQRLGGLDIALRLQKDNRLQTQRTAWITAFRERKSISQKEEILLTQLSGENNVQSFSRENGFGLYDPALISPAKLPAVDKNDYYSKCTAIAPYGFSMPIAALQEQLKQLNALLTQHAGYEYEVENYDNTMVTVLLGNTFRNAKGYSHKFASKEEEYASYPLPEVWEAWYQQGGLTPRDLFICVNLLLLDGKVLGASILKNYMPVYDELMTEEISGTSRYRHSDPLPKILSALALIHPFEEKNAFLLGACKQIFNALTPEILQSCTKRYDGEQGWQSSNILNGFLQGVANTGLKGQQLEDCWNLYNWRQFSGLPELVDRYLPPMSIFVEAFQAGIIPESELYRGLIAADNLRFLSGVRKPKLKKEQHYFDEHPFLEAMFVKIREHFLDIELKRGDSPTAVTGMVQVLETIYGVKRFAEIWAGLGKTSLNRGYIYSYSSEPLSKQKVFSLLLKRCFPLPEDTQEMFDELVKKIKLTEQQLIEAAVYAPQWQKFVSQHLGWKGLDSAIWWMHAHTKSAGNEQNAEAESEIARYSAVDLQDFKDGAVDKDWFQKAYKEIGKQRWAIVYEAAKYISDGNAHRRARLYADVITGELKIKEVTQKVKDKRDQDYLRLYGLIPLSKTNPEKDVLARYEYLQMFKKESKQFGAQKQSSESLALRIAMENLARNAGYADPVRLTWAMETRQVQGILSKETQVQYDDVLIGLVIDEEGQADVVAFKGDKQLKAIPPKYKNDKKVLELAEFKKTLREQFRRSRKALEDTMVRGDVFTSDELNTLFGHPVIARHLEKLVFITENSHGFYQNGALVDTKGNTVPLTAADGIRIAHSSDLYKAGVWSDYQRYCFEKEVQQPFKQVFRELYVPLEDELKAVSVSRRYAGHQVQPTQTVALLKTRGWKVDYEDGLQKVFHKNGFVAKIYAMADWFSPADVESPTLETVVFHDLKTYKAIAFETISPLIFSEVMRDLDLVVSVAHVGGVDPEASHSSIEMRRVLLEETLRLFKLNNVKVAGSHATIKGKLGEYSVHLGSAVVHLLPGKYLSILPVHSQHRGRIFLPFVDDDPKSAELISKVLLLARDHEIQDPTVLEQIA; this is translated from the coding sequence ATGGACGTGAAAGAGTTCCTGAAGACCAGGATCATACCCCATCACATGACCAATGTAATCACCGCGCTGAAAGCCGTTTTTACAGGAGAAACCACTGATCCGCTTCTGACGCGGGAAACCGCGGAAATCGCGCTGATTGTACTGAATGAAGTATTGGCCGATAAGGATGAAAATAATCCCTACTACCGTAATAGAAGCATTACCTATAAAGACCAGCGGTACATCAGGATTGAAGAACTGATAAAAGACCGCTCCTGGGACACTGCCGAAGGCTTCAACCTCCTGGTGTTTCTTTTTGGGAAGGAGAGGGCTGCCTATGTGAAATATGCATGGGACATGGTTCCGCAACGGATGTACCAGCGGGGCTATACCCGCCGTTCCTTCCGGGCACCCAACGATCCGGAAGTATATTTTGTATTGCAACTGGAGTTTCTGCATCAGGCCATCCCACAGTCCTGTTTGACAGAATACTACCCTAAACAGACATATACCAGTTACGACCTGAGTCTGGAAGAACAGGTCCGCTACGATCATCATCTTGGCAGTAGTGATCTGTACAGGATATGGGCGGCCGCTATAGACCTGGGCAACGAATCCCTGCTGAAGGTATGTGAAGACATCGTCTTTAACAAAGATCCGGAAGGAAAGGTGACCCGCAACCTTATCAAGGCACTGCTTAACACAGAGAAGCCTGCCGCCTGGGAACTGGTGGAAAAGCTACTGCTGGCAGCCCAACGCCAGGAAGGCCTGCGGCAGACCATCCTGGAAGCACTGGATGAAACTTCCATCGGGGCCATGAAACATATGCTGAAGGTGGTTCTCGACAATAAACTCACCCGCTTCTCTTCCGTAGTCCGCGCACTCGACGTATGGGCCGGGCTTTATTGGGACGCTGAAAAAGAAAGTACTATCCGGACTTTCCTCGAAAGAGCCAGCGAGTACCTTGAAACACCGGAAAAAATCCTGCCGGCCCTGTTCAGCAAAAATAACACCGACGTATATATGGCACTCTGGGCCCAGGGTGTTATCAATGTGGCAGAAGCCCGCCCGATGGTATTTGAGCTGCTGGCAAAGGGAAACGTGGAAAAACGTTGCCTGGCGCTGAAGTTCGCTTACGAAACAAAATACTATAACATCGATATGCCCGCGGCCTATGAGGCCCTGCTCGACGAAGATCTGGCCGTTAATGCCAGGGCGCTGACCATCATTAACGAAAATAGTAACGCTGCTCATTTCGATCAGCATCTGCCCGCGATGTTTGACCGGCTGCATGCCCTTGTACAACGGGCACCCGAGAAAGAGAAAACGTTTGAAGGAATCGTATTCTCCTGGATGAATTTCAAATTCGATCGCAACAACGCGCTCGATGCCATGATCAATTTCATCTGCAATAAGCAGGAAAGGCTGGATATCGTGCTGGGCTATTTCGATGGTATGAACCTGAGCCTGCGTGAGCAACTGTCCAGAAAACTGCTGAAAGGATATTCGCCTTACAGCTGGCAGGATGACAAAGCTGAGGGGCCTCTTACGCCTTTCCAGCGCAACTTTGCGATGCGCCTGCTGAAAGACAGGGGAGAGTATGTGGTCAATATTGCCTTTAATGCATTGCACAAAGAGGCGTTTACTGCTGAAGAAATGGAAACGTTTATCGATATCCTGAAACGCAAAGGCGCCGCTGTCCGTAGCAAAGCGATTGAAATGGTGTTGAGGCAACAGGATACTGTGGTAACGGTAGTAACGGAAAAACTATTGCAGGGTGATGGGGAACAACGCCTCGGCGGTCTGGATATTGCCTTGCGTCTTCAGAAGGATAATCGTCTGCAAACACAGCGTACTGCATGGATTACAGCATTCAGGGAAAGAAAAAGCATCTCTCAGAAAGAAGAAATATTACTGACCCAGTTATCCGGTGAAAACAATGTACAGTCTTTCTCCAGAGAAAATGGTTTTGGCTTGTATGATCCTGCGCTCATCTCCCCGGCAAAACTCCCGGCAGTAGATAAAAACGATTACTACAGCAAGTGTACGGCGATTGCGCCTTATGGTTTCTCTATGCCTATAGCGGCTTTGCAGGAACAGCTGAAGCAGCTCAATGCGTTGCTGACGCAACATGCCGGTTATGAGTATGAAGTAGAAAACTACGATAATACAATGGTTACCGTATTGCTGGGTAATACCTTCCGTAATGCAAAAGGGTACAGCCATAAGTTTGCATCAAAGGAGGAAGAATATGCTTCGTATCCACTGCCGGAAGTATGGGAAGCCTGGTATCAGCAAGGCGGGCTGACACCGCGGGATCTTTTCATCTGTGTCAACTTGCTGCTGTTAGATGGTAAGGTACTGGGTGCATCGATCTTAAAAAATTATATGCCGGTGTACGATGAACTGATGACGGAAGAGATCAGTGGGACCAGCCGGTATCGGCATTCAGATCCATTGCCGAAAATACTCAGTGCACTGGCATTGATACATCCATTCGAAGAAAAAAATGCATTCCTTCTGGGTGCCTGCAAACAGATATTTAATGCCCTTACACCGGAGATCCTGCAAAGCTGTACAAAAAGATACGATGGTGAACAGGGGTGGCAAAGCAGTAACATATTGAATGGATTCCTGCAGGGAGTTGCCAATACCGGGCTGAAAGGCCAACAGCTGGAAGATTGCTGGAATCTCTATAACTGGCGGCAGTTTTCGGGGCTCCCGGAACTGGTAGACAGATATCTGCCACCGATGTCCATATTCGTAGAAGCATTTCAGGCAGGCATTATACCGGAAAGTGAATTATACAGAGGACTGATTGCTGCCGATAATCTCCGCTTCCTGTCTGGTGTACGTAAACCTAAACTTAAAAAGGAACAGCACTATTTCGATGAACATCCGTTCCTGGAAGCGATGTTTGTAAAAATCAGGGAACATTTCCTGGACATAGAACTGAAGCGGGGAGATTCTCCAACAGCTGTTACCGGCATGGTACAGGTGCTGGAGACCATTTACGGTGTAAAACGCTTCGCGGAGATATGGGCCGGGCTGGGCAAAACCTCGCTTAACCGTGGTTATATTTATTCCTATAGCTCAGAGCCTTTAAGCAAACAGAAAGTCTTCAGCCTGTTGCTCAAACGTTGTTTCCCCTTACCGGAGGATACACAGGAAATGTTTGATGAGCTGGTGAAGAAAATAAAGCTCACTGAACAGCAACTGATAGAAGCAGCCGTATATGCGCCACAGTGGCAGAAGTTCGTGAGCCAGCACCTCGGCTGGAAAGGCCTGGATTCCGCTATCTGGTGGATGCATGCTCATACCAAATCTGCCGGCAATGAACAAAATGCGGAAGCTGAAAGCGAGATTGCCCGGTATTCTGCGGTTGACTTACAGGACTTCAAAGACGGCGCCGTAGATAAAGACTGGTTCCAGAAAGCCTATAAGGAAATCGGCAAACAACGCTGGGCTATCGTATATGAGGCTGCCAAATATATCAGTGATGGTAATGCCCATCGCCGTGCCCGTTTATACGCCGACGTTATAACCGGTGAGCTGAAGATCAAAGAGGTAACTCAGAAGGTGAAGGACAAACGCGACCAGGACTATCTGCGTCTCTATGGTCTTATCCCGTTGAGCAAAACTAATCCGGAAAAAGATGTGCTTGCCCGTTATGAATATCTCCAGATGTTTAAAAAGGAAAGCAAACAGTTCGGTGCACAGAAACAGTCGAGTGAGTCGCTGGCACTGCGTATAGCCATGGAAAACCTGGCCAGGAACGCAGGCTACGCAGATCCGGTTCGGCTTACATGGGCGATGGAAACCCGTCAGGTACAAGGCATTCTGTCTAAGGAAACACAGGTACAGTACGATGATGTGCTGATAGGACTGGTGATTGATGAAGAAGGACAGGCAGATGTAGTGGCTTTCAAAGGAGATAAACAACTGAAAGCGATCCCGCCTAAATATAAGAATGACAAAAAAGTACTGGAACTGGCAGAGTTCAAAAAGACCCTGCGGGAACAGTTCCGCCGCTCCCGCAAAGCGCTGGAAGACACTATGGTACGGGGGGATGTGTTTACTTCAGACGAATTGAATACACTGTTTGGTCATCCGGTGATTGCCCGCCATCTGGAAAAGCTGGTGTTCATCACAGAGAACTCCCATGGTTTCTATCAAAATGGTGCTTTGGTGGATACTAAAGGAAACACGGTTCCGTTAACAGCCGCAGATGGCATTCGCATCGCGCACAGCAGCGACCTGTATAAAGCAGGCGTGTGGAGCGACTACCAGCGTTATTGTTTTGAAAAAGAAGTACAGCAGCCGTTCAAACAGGTATTCCGTGAGCTGTATGTGCCACTGGAAGATGAGCTGAAAGCGGTGTCGGTATCCCGTCGTTATGCCGGTCATCAGGTGCAACCTACACAAACGGTGGCCTTGCTCAAAACAAGGGGTTGGAAAGTTGACTATGAAGACGGTCTGCAGAAAGTGTTTCATAAAAACGGCTTTGTGGCTAAAATATACGCGATGGCCGACTGGTTCTCACCCGCTGACGTGGAAAGCCCAACGCTGGAAACAGTGGTCTTCCATGATCTGAAAACATACAAAGCGATTGCTTTTGAAACCATATCCCCGCTGATCTTCAGTGAAGTGATGCGTGACCTGGACCTGGTTGTCAGTGTGGCCCATGTGGGTGGGGTAGATCCGGAAGCCAGCCATTCTTCCATTGAAATGAGAAGGGTACTGCTCGAAGAAACCCTGCGCCTGTTTAAACTAAACAACGTGAAGGTGGCCGGCAGTCATGCTACCATCAAAGGAAAACTGGGTGAATACAGTGTTCACCTGGGCAGTGCCGTGGTACATCTGTTGCCGGGTAAATACCTTTCTATCCTGCCGGTACATTCACAGCATAGAGGCCGTATTTTCCTCCCGTTTGTGGATGATGATCCGAAATCAGCAGAACTGATATCCAAAGTGCTGCTGCTGGCAAGGGACCACGAAATACAGGACCCTACTGTATTGGAACAGATAGCATAA
- a CDS encoding YceI family protein, with protein sequence MKKILYPAVALLVLVTAAFTFITTQNWKINNGYSVKFEGKYADGVFESMKGTVVFDEKDLAATKFDVLVDVASINTGNGLKNRHARGEKWFDAEKYPYIHFVSSEVVKTATGYDAKGTLDMHGIKKPFTIPFTFTRNGDKGVFHGEFKVNRGDFGITTPRGDESDYTRLTVTVPVTAK encoded by the coding sequence ATGAAAAAGATCCTCTATCCGGCGGTAGCCCTGCTGGTGCTCGTGACGGCCGCATTTACCTTTATTACCACACAGAACTGGAAAATCAACAATGGTTATTCCGTCAAATTCGAAGGCAAGTATGCCGATGGTGTCTTTGAGTCAATGAAGGGAACGGTTGTTTTTGATGAAAAGGACCTTGCTGCTACCAAATTCGATGTGCTGGTAGATGTAGCCTCCATCAATACCGGCAACGGCCTTAAAAACAGGCATGCCCGCGGCGAAAAATGGTTCGATGCAGAGAAGTACCCTTACATTCATTTTGTATCGTCTGAAGTGGTGAAAACAGCTACCGGCTATGATGCCAAAGGTACCCTGGATATGCACGGAATAAAGAAACCCTTTACCATCCCCTTTACTTTTACCCGGAACGGCGATAAAGGTGTTTTTCATGGTGAATTCAAGGTTAACCGTGGTGACTTCGGTATTACCACACCCCGTGGTGATGAGTCTGATTATACCCGTCTTACAGTAACCGTTCCCGTTACCGCTAAATAA